The following proteins are co-located in the Flavobacteriales bacterium genome:
- a CDS encoding prolipoprotein diacylglyceryl transferase yields MYPTLYHFFYDITGFEIPFLRAVNSFGFFVAMAFLVAGWLYAKELKRKEEEGFVPVSKRLIWVGAPAPLHEIVLNGLLGAFLGFKLIYAFTHQDVFSRFPKFLFSAEGSWIGLIIGAAIMAYWRYADGKKAELPKPEQREELVHGYDHLGKLITLAVLWGFIGAKLFAWLEDPQPLGEFLKDPFRGLTMYGGLICAAIAMTFYMRKHQLPVWHFYDAAAPALMLAYGVGRIGCHVSGDGDWGIENTAPKPGWMSFLPDWMWSYTYPNNVNMVGVPLKDCLYGDQYCTVLPNPVFPTPFYETLMCVAFFFILWAMRKKITIPGVLFMSYLAMNGVERFFIESIRVNEKYHLLGIEVTQAQLISLSFILVGIAGIFYLKHKQKNAVSA; encoded by the coding sequence ATGTATCCTACACTTTACCATTTTTTTTACGATATCACCGGATTCGAAATTCCGTTTCTGCGTGCCGTTAACAGTTTCGGTTTTTTTGTCGCCATGGCCTTTCTGGTAGCCGGCTGGTTATATGCCAAAGAATTAAAACGAAAAGAAGAAGAAGGATTTGTTCCTGTATCTAAGCGCTTGATTTGGGTTGGTGCTCCTGCTCCCTTGCATGAGATTGTATTAAACGGATTATTGGGTGCGTTTTTAGGATTTAAATTGATTTATGCATTCACACATCAGGATGTTTTTTCGCGCTTTCCGAAATTTTTATTTTCTGCAGAAGGAAGTTGGATCGGATTGATCATTGGTGCAGCGATTATGGCTTATTGGCGTTATGCAGATGGAAAAAAAGCTGAATTGCCCAAACCTGAGCAGCGGGAAGAACTGGTTCACGGTTATGATCATCTTGGAAAATTAATCACGCTTGCCGTGTTGTGGGGATTCATCGGTGCCAAATTATTCGCGTGGCTCGAAGATCCGCAACCGCTTGGTGAATTTTTAAAAGATCCTTTTCGCGGTTTAACCATGTATGGCGGATTAATCTGCGCAGCGATTGCCATGACGTTTTACATGCGCAAACATCAACTACCGGTATGGCATTTTTACGATGCAGCAGCTCCTGCTTTAATGCTGGCTTACGGTGTTGGACGAATCGGTTGTCACGTAAGTGGCGATGGAGATTGGGGAATTGAAAACACCGCTCCAAAACCGGGGTGGATGTCCTTTTTACCCGACTGGATGTGGTCCTACACTTACCCAAATAACGTGAACATGGTAGGTGTTCCGTTAAAGGATTGTCTCTATGGCGATCAGTATTGTACCGTATTACCCAATCCTGTTTTTCCTACGCCCTTTTATGAAACCTTAATGTGTGTGGCCTTCTTTTTTATTCTGTGGGCCATGCGAAAAAAAATTACCATTCCCGGTGTATTGTTTATGTCCTACCTCGCCATGAACGGAGTAGAACGTTTCTTCATCGAAAGCATTCGTGTAAATGAAAAATATCATTTATTGGGCATAGAAGTTACCCAGGCGCAACTGATTTCCTTAAGTTTTATTCTTGTGGGTATTGCAGGAATTTTTTATCTTAAACACAAGCAAAAAAATGCAGTCTCGGCATGA
- the mtaB gene encoding tRNA (N(6)-L-threonylcarbamoyladenosine(37)-C(2))-methylthiotransferase MtaB has protein sequence MNQYKKVSFYTLGCKLNFSETSTIARQFVDAGFARVDFFDRPDIYVINTCSVTDNADKKCRQLVKKALKVNSNAQIVIIGCYAQLKPDEIASIEGVDLVLGANEKFNVIEHLEKLEGKAAERGKVEAIEIKQTKHFVPSYSYGDRTRSFLKVQDGCDYFCAFCTIPLARGFSRSETIENTLKIAREVAATDVKEVVLTGVNIGDFGNGGDENFYGLVQVLDEVEGIDRYRISSIEPNLLSDEIIQFVSSSKRFAPHFHVPLQSGSDKILKLMRRRYERSLYADRVRSIKQRMPDACIGVDVIVGFPGESDEDFLDTYQFLNDLDVSYFHVFTYSERDNTTAIRMTDVVPMDVRNKRSKMLHILGEKKKRAFYSTQEGKIARVLFESEEEEGMMYGFTENYVKVKFPYDEQLVNRFADIRLTQTDRDGVMKAELIAVVPDNKILA, from the coding sequence ATGAATCAGTACAAGAAGGTCAGTTTTTACACGCTGGGCTGCAAATTGAATTTTTCTGAAACATCCACCATTGCCCGTCAATTTGTGGATGCCGGCTTTGCGCGTGTAGATTTTTTTGATCGTCCGGATATTTACGTCATCAACACCTGCTCCGTTACCGATAATGCCGACAAGAAATGCCGGCAATTGGTTAAAAAAGCCCTCAAGGTAAATTCCAATGCGCAGATTGTAATCATCGGTTGTTATGCGCAATTAAAACCGGATGAAATTGCTTCGATAGAAGGAGTGGATCTGGTCCTGGGTGCGAATGAAAAATTTAATGTGATTGAACACCTTGAAAAACTGGAAGGGAAAGCGGCTGAGCGCGGAAAAGTGGAGGCGATTGAAATTAAGCAGACCAAACATTTTGTACCCTCTTACAGTTATGGCGACCGCACCCGGAGTTTTTTAAAAGTGCAGGATGGTTGCGATTATTTTTGCGCTTTCTGTACTATTCCTCTTGCACGTGGATTTTCACGCAGTGAGACGATAGAAAATACCTTAAAAATTGCCCGCGAAGTGGCTGCCACCGATGTGAAGGAAGTGGTGCTCACCGGTGTGAATATCGGTGATTTTGGAAACGGCGGAGATGAAAATTTTTATGGTTTGGTACAAGTCCTTGATGAAGTAGAAGGAATAGATCGTTACCGTATTTCATCCATCGAACCCAATCTGTTGAGTGACGAAATCATTCAATTTGTTTCCAGCTCCAAACGATTCGCACCGCATTTTCATGTTCCGCTTCAATCCGGATCCGATAAAATTTTAAAACTGATGCGTCGCCGTTATGAACGCTCGCTCTATGCCGACCGTGTCCGTTCCATTAAACAACGGATGCCGGACGCTTGCATCGGTGTGGATGTGATTGTTGGTTTTCCCGGCGAAAGTGATGAAGATTTTCTGGATACCTATCAGTTTTTAAACGATCTGGATGTCTCTTATTTCCATGTTTTCACCTACAGTGAACGCGATAATACCACCGCAATTCGCATGACGGATGTAGTTCCGATGGATGTGCGGAATAAACGCAGTAAAATGTTGCACATACTTGGAGAAAAGAAAAAACGTGCATTTTATTCTACACAAGAAGGAAAAATTGCCCGTGTTCTTTTCGAATCGGAAGAAGAAGAGGGGATGATGTATGGTTTTACCGAGAATTATGTAAAAGTAAAATTCCCTTATGATGAACAATTGGTGAACCGTTTTGCCGATATCCGATTAACACAAACCGACCGGGATGGAGTAATGAAAGCCGAATTGATTGCGGTAGTTCCCGATAACAAGATTTTAGCCTGA